A window from Thermodesulfobacteriota bacterium encodes these proteins:
- a CDS encoding deaminase has protein sequence MWTKSDDKYMQMAMILANECKSEIRADPAPKVGVIIVKNDVTLAEAYRGQDSTGDHAEFVALHMLNEKQRRGATLYTTLEPCVGPRTEGKKPCAQWIVEQGIIRVVIGTLDRNPYVLGKGWCHLIDNKVEVEFAPSIIQLEIENKINSEYVKAYRRNWITIAPRLDMQDFFSATALAIRIDNPAELRGTLNAFLRGPKATNVGLIRDVLGSISGQAERSDKPQKVIDEATQVWLDALDSNREEAVTAAIYLRDMMMYFRRFPSQLTKRLTAPRPLTMRLISALAQLSYDHNTPVPSEDAWHVLTDRTQPLALRMISAWIIGFNRGSAGSDRHGVFIIGTKVLLGLTEEFDKQPLPLQQALFEALDIIPRIGGGDTEVLRGLRNIFEGAQEEGAYRLKMLAARSYLDHYPVLRKSLGKSNEQYAQYEKRARKIVEEDKMHDV, from the coding sequence ATGTGGACAAAATCTGATGATAAATACATGCAAATGGCGATGATCCTTGCCAATGAATGTAAGTCGGAAATACGAGCCGACCCTGCTCCAAAGGTTGGAGTGATAATCGTGAAAAATGATGTGACATTAGCAGAGGCATACCGCGGACAAGATAGTACTGGAGACCATGCCGAATTCGTTGCATTACACATGCTAAATGAGAAGCAAAGGAGGGGTGCTACTCTATATACTACTCTGGAGCCATGTGTAGGCCCTCGGACAGAAGGTAAGAAACCTTGTGCTCAGTGGATTGTAGAACAGGGAATAATAAGGGTTGTTATTGGTACTCTAGATAGGAATCCATATGTGCTAGGAAAAGGTTGGTGTCATTTGATCGATAATAAAGTGGAAGTTGAATTTGCACCTTCCATAATACAATTGGAAATTGAGAACAAAATTAATAGTGAGTACGTCAAGGCATACCGACGAAATTGGATCACCATTGCACCCAGACTCGATATGCAAGATTTTTTTAGCGCAACTGCACTTGCAATACGCATCGATAATCCAGCGGAACTAAGGGGAACTTTAAACGCTTTTCTTAGAGGCCCTAAAGCGACCAATGTCGGACTAATACGTGATGTCCTTGGTTCGATATCTGGGCAAGCGGAAAGAAGTGATAAGCCACAAAAAGTCATAGACGAAGCAACACAAGTTTGGCTTGATGCCTTGGATAGTAATCGAGAGGAAGCGGTTACGGCGGCAATATATCTTCGTGATATGATGATGTATTTTCGCCGATTCCCATCACAATTGACTAAAAGGCTAACTGCTCCGCGCCCACTAACGATGAGACTTATTTCTGCTCTCGCTCAACTTTCTTATGACCATAACACGCCGGTTCCGAGTGAAGATGCATGGCACGTTTTAACCGATCGTACCCAACCTTTGGCATTACGAATGATATCTGCTTGGATCATTGGCTTTAATCGTGGTTCTGCTGGTTCTGACCGGCATGGAGTATTCATAATCGGTACCAAGGTCCTATTAGGACTCACGGAAGAATTTGATAAACAACCACTCCCTCTCCAACAGGCTCTCTTCGAAGCCTTGGATATAATTCCACGTATTGGCGGGGGTGATACGGAGGTGCTTCGGGGTCTACGCAATATATTCGAAGGCGCTCAAGAAGAGGGGGCTTATAGACTGAAGATGCTCGCAGCACGTAGTTATCTTGATCACTATCCTGTACTGAGGAAATCTTTGGGCAAATCAAATGAACAATATGCCCAATATGAAAAACGTGCAAGGAAGATAGTCGAAGAAGATAAGATGCACGATGTGTAA
- a CDS encoding DUF4238 domain-containing protein, whose amino-acid sequence MSSKPTKRSHYLPQSYLRPFLTYDVFWVYYKGKNEPIAQTPINTGVKNNIYNFKKPDGSIDDSLEKVLSGIENDYKMISDKLLQPKSRLDSSDIEKLAIFFSFIATRVPRSIELSREIYKELVIHRLKKLSKKREEIERAIEHLKLMEDDVILSVDQFEEFCKDPEKNYRLSVNKTLAMASSIELSRDIYLQLMDMNWCLCRSQSDILYVTSDAPLVPLASRYDGLPQIGVGYGLRDVEVTMPISPTLCIHMSRKPLQKYRAVNKDFVKEINRRTSWNAEKMIISSIRSNNVYKLNSWASNSLTQPKIDRNWFRHMLEFSDV is encoded by the coding sequence ATGAGCTCAAAACCAACCAAAAGAAGTCACTACTTACCACAGTCATATTTAAGGCCATTTTTGACCTATGATGTATTTTGGGTTTATTACAAAGGTAAAAATGAACCGATAGCTCAAACTCCTATAAACACTGGTGTCAAGAATAATATATATAATTTCAAAAAACCGGATGGATCAATTGATGATTCACTAGAAAAGGTGTTAAGTGGTATCGAGAATGATTACAAAATGATAAGCGATAAATTGCTACAGCCTAAATCTAGGCTAGATTCGTCTGATATTGAGAAGTTGGCAATTTTCTTTTCCTTTATAGCTACGAGAGTTCCAAGAAGTATCGAGCTTTCAAGAGAAATATATAAGGAACTCGTAATTCACAGGCTTAAAAAACTCTCAAAGAAAAGAGAAGAAATCGAGAGAGCAATTGAACATCTCAAACTGATGGAAGATGATGTGATATTATCAGTTGATCAATTTGAAGAATTTTGTAAGGATCCGGAAAAGAATTACAGATTGTCAGTTAATAAGACGCTGGCAATGGCATCTAGCATAGAACTATCAAGGGATATCTACCTTCAATTGATGGATATGAATTGGTGTCTATGTAGGTCACAATCTGATATTTTGTATGTAACCTCTGATGCGCCTTTGGTACCTCTTGCTTCACGTTACGATGGTTTGCCCCAAATCGGAGTAGGTTATGGACTTAGAGATGTTGAAGTTACTATGCCAATATCACCAACTTTATGTATTCATATGAGTCGTAAGCCATTACAAAAATACAGAGCGGTAAACAAGGATTTCGTCAAAGAGATTAATCGCCGGACATCTTGGAATGCCGAGAAAATGATTATTTCCTCAATAAGATCAAATAATGTCTATAAACTTAATTCTTGGGCATCCAACTCATTAACCCAACCAAAAATCGACAGGAATTGGTTTAGGCATATGCTAGAATTTTCGGATGTGTGA
- a CDS encoding endonuclease III domain-containing protein — protein MTKSARIKKFYEELHRKFGPQGWWPGESALECILGAILTQNTSWKNVEKAIGNLKRENLISVEDLSLIKTDQLAGLIRPSGYYNQKAVKIKNFVSMLVNEFSGSLDKMFAVDKSILREKLLSIKGIGPETADSILLYAGAIPVFVVDAYTWRVLTRHGIVPVETSYDEIQELFTDSLEKDAGVFNEYHALLVKLGKEHCRKREPLCAGCPLEYDPHGV, from the coding sequence ATGACCAAGAGCGCACGGATAAAGAAATTCTACGAAGAGCTGCACAGAAAATTCGGCCCGCAGGGCTGGTGGCCCGGGGAGAGTGCGCTCGAGTGCATACTCGGGGCCATACTGACCCAGAACACTTCGTGGAAGAACGTGGAGAAGGCGATCGGTAACCTGAAACGCGAGAACCTGATCTCGGTCGAGGACCTGAGCCTGATTAAAACGGACCAACTGGCCGGGCTCATTCGCCCTTCCGGATACTACAACCAGAAAGCCGTCAAGATAAAGAACTTCGTATCGATGCTGGTGAATGAATTCTCAGGCAGTCTCGACAAGATGTTCGCCGTCGATAAATCCATCCTCAGAGAAAAGCTCCTCTCGATAAAAGGCATAGGGCCCGAGACTGCGGACAGCATACTGCTCTATGCGGGGGCGATACCTGTATTCGTCGTGGACGCGTATACGTGGAGGGTGCTCACGAGGCACGGGATCGTGCCCGTAGAGACTTCGTACGATGAAATCCAGGAGCTGTTTACGGATTCGCTTGAGAAAGACGCAGGGGTGTTCAACGAATACCACGCGCTCTTGGTGAAGCTGGGGAAGGAGCACTGCAGGAAGAGGGAGCCGCTCTGCGCGGGGTGTCCGCTCGAGTATGATCCGCATGGGGTGTGA
- a CDS encoding M48 family metallopeptidase → MKPIPGKPAWRLIKPLLIVLVMIISGAIVIACYKAPVTGRSQFIILSQSEENQMGVAAFQEVLKEEQVSTNAQYNEAVTTVGMRIVAVADTPQYNWDFKVLNDDEQINAFALPGGKVGVYTGILPVAQNDAGLATVMAHEVAHVAARHGGERVSTDVLAQIGAVGVSAALGGSDPWVSEAIMQAYGIGVTVGGILPFSRTQEAEADHIGLIYMAKAGYDPREAIVFWERMDAAVKGKPQPPEFLSTHPGYGTRINNLKKWLPEALPYYEQSQKAPNNPITK, encoded by the coding sequence ATGAAACCGATTCCCGGAAAACCCGCGTGGAGATTAATCAAGCCGCTTCTGATCGTGCTCGTCATGATCATATCGGGCGCGATCGTTATCGCCTGCTACAAAGCACCCGTAACGGGCAGATCCCAATTCATCATCCTGTCGCAGTCGGAAGAGAACCAGATGGGCGTTGCGGCGTTTCAGGAAGTGCTCAAGGAAGAGCAGGTCTCGACAAACGCGCAGTACAACGAGGCCGTGACCACCGTAGGAATGAGAATCGTGGCCGTAGCCGACACTCCGCAGTACAACTGGGACTTCAAGGTGCTTAACGACGACGAGCAGATAAACGCGTTCGCGCTCCCGGGAGGGAAGGTCGGGGTGTATACGGGCATTCTCCCCGTGGCTCAGAACGACGCGGGCCTCGCGACCGTGATGGCCCATGAAGTAGCGCACGTCGCGGCGCGCCACGGAGGGGAGCGGGTGTCGACGGACGTGCTCGCACAGATAGGTGCAGTGGGAGTGAGCGCGGCTCTCGGCGGGAGCGACCCCTGGGTTTCAGAGGCTATCATGCAGGCTTACGGCATAGGGGTGACCGTGGGAGGCATACTGCCCTTCAGCAGGACACAGGAAGCCGAAGCCGATCACATCGGGCTCATATACATGGCCAAGGCCGGGTACGACCCGAGAGAGGCGATAGTGTTCTGGGAAAGGATGGACGCGGCCGTTAAGGGGAAGCCGCAGCCCCCTGAATTCCTGTCCACGCATCCCGGATACGGGACCAGGATAAACAACCTCAAGAAATGGCTGCCGGAAGCGCTGCCATATTACGAGCAGTCCCAGAAAGCGCCGAACAACCCGATCACGAAGTAG
- a CDS encoding aminotransferase class I/II-fold pyridoxal phosphate-dependent enzyme produces MAVSYPFSSKISHFVPPKQWASMRVARELEKKTGQKIIHFEKGDYQGPDFYTPDHVLEATVQALKDGYVRYDPGPGLPELREAIAAEMTREGRKTKPEEVIVTAGAKHALTMSLLTFLEEGDEVIFPNPGYPPDEVWAKYVRAKINHTPLTKPDWQFDLEKLESMITPKTKLLIINTPQRPNGHLVENPEEIAELCFKFPNLMVISDEIFSHVTYDKPHKTISAVPGMEERTIVIDTFSKTYAMTGWRIGWAVAPVPVIDKLSIFLQDSITNVAAFIQKAAYAAMAGPQDWTIEKRELLKKKRDRMVAGLNSIPGIQCDTPDGAFYAFPDITGTGLTSQEFTDRLVETVGVAVVAGTAFGSQGEGYVRVTYACSDEDIDEGIRRMKKADLKKTA; encoded by the coding sequence ATGGCAGTCTCATATCCATTCAGTTCCAAGATCAGCCATTTCGTTCCCCCGAAGCAATGGGCCAGCATGCGGGTAGCCCGGGAGCTGGAGAAAAAGACCGGGCAGAAGATAATCCATTTCGAGAAAGGAGACTATCAGGGTCCTGATTTCTACACGCCGGATCACGTTCTGGAAGCTACCGTGCAGGCGCTCAAGGACGGTTACGTCAGGTACGATCCGGGTCCGGGACTGCCCGAGCTCAGGGAAGCCATAGCCGCCGAGATGACGAGGGAGGGGAGAAAGACCAAGCCCGAGGAAGTGATCGTGACCGCAGGCGCCAAGCACGCCCTGACCATGTCTCTACTCACGTTCCTCGAAGAGGGGGACGAGGTGATTTTCCCTAATCCGGGTTATCCGCCTGACGAGGTATGGGCGAAGTACGTAAGGGCTAAGATCAACCATACGCCGCTTACGAAGCCCGACTGGCAGTTCGACCTGGAAAAGCTCGAAAGCATGATAACGCCGAAGACGAAACTCCTCATCATCAATACCCCGCAGAGACCGAACGGACACCTCGTAGAGAACCCCGAAGAAATTGCCGAGCTTTGCTTTAAATTCCCGAATCTGATGGTCATATCGGACGAGATATTCTCTCATGTGACTTACGACAAGCCGCACAAGACGATATCCGCAGTCCCAGGAATGGAGGAAAGGACGATCGTTATAGACACTTTCTCCAAGACGTACGCCATGACCGGATGGAGGATAGGCTGGGCCGTGGCGCCTGTGCCTGTCATCGACAAGCTTTCGATATTCCTCCAGGACTCGATTACGAACGTGGCCGCTTTCATTCAGAAGGCCGCTTATGCCGCGATGGCGGGCCCCCAGGACTGGACTATCGAGAAGAGAGAGCTGCTCAAGAAGAAGAGGGACCGGATGGTCGCCGGGCTCAACTCCATACCCGGGATACAGTGCGACACGCCCGACGGCGCGTTCTACGCCTTCCCGGACATCACCGGGACGGGCCTGACCTCGCAGGAATTCACCGACAGGCTCGTCGAGACGGTAGGCGTCGCCGTAGTCGCGGGAACCGCGTTCGGGAGCCAGGGCGAAGGTTACGTGAGGGTCACCTACGCCTGCTCGGACGAGGACATAGACGAAGGCATAAGAAGGATGAAGAAAGCGGACCTGAAAAAGACCGCATAA
- a CDS encoding TetR/AcrR family transcriptional regulator — protein sequence MAKPHKSIKEHARAQSRQVRQTGRKEEIIRAAANLFSKKSYHDVTMDDIAEKVGVAKGTIYLYFDSKEKLYLEIMEETYEEIESILEKETAKSDPAPVKLKKLLGLIFKFYLQNLDVLRILSRDETHLIREHYEFTEHWRLRRIKLYQKILEKGINEGSFRPSNTELTALIIFGLVRSVMFYYKSEKSAESIAEEVFSMISEGILAPGYEKAEAARMQ from the coding sequence ATGGCGAAACCGCATAAATCGATTAAAGAACACGCGCGAGCGCAGTCAAGGCAGGTGAGGCAGACAGGCCGGAAAGAGGAGATAATAAGGGCCGCGGCCAACCTCTTCTCAAAGAAGAGCTACCACGACGTGACCATGGACGACATTGCTGAGAAAGTGGGCGTCGCCAAGGGGACCATATACCTCTACTTCGATTCCAAGGAAAAGCTCTATCTCGAAATAATGGAAGAAACGTACGAGGAGATCGAGTCGATACTGGAGAAGGAAACGGCCAAGAGCGACCCCGCGCCTGTGAAGCTCAAGAAGCTCCTCGGACTTATATTCAAGTTCTACCTGCAGAACCTGGACGTGCTGAGGATCCTCAGCAGGGACGAAACGCACCTCATAAGGGAGCACTACGAGTTTACCGAGCACTGGAGGCTCAGAAGAATAAAGCTCTATCAGAAGATACTCGAGAAAGGGATAAACGAAGGGTCTTTCAGGCCTTCGAACACCGAGCTTACGGCCCTCATAATATTCGGGCTCGTGAGGTCGGTAATGTTTTACTACAAAAGTGAAAAAAGCGCGGAAAGTATCGCGGAAGAGGTTTTTTCTATGATTTCCGAGGGAATCCTGGCCCCCGGTTACGAAAAGGCCGAAGCCGCGAGGATGCAGTAG
- a CDS encoding ABC transporter ATP-binding protein has protein sequence MKKKTLFSLLLKYKYSFLAGLLALSLVDICQLSIPLIIERVVDALTLEGAGVSDISKYGLFMLSVAVAMSVFRFFWRYFIMGAARRIEQSLRNEFFSHLQSLHFDFFSRRKVGDLMAHTVNDIETLKFACGLGVLIAYDGVFLLIFIFGAMLYISPQLTLYAFLPFPILGFLILKFGRMIEERFQKVQDSFSELTESARASISGIKVVKAFVREREEVKDFESSSGAYLEKNLRLIKIWGVYQPLITYLAAVATVIFLWLGGIDTITMNITLGDFAAALLYLTMLAWPMMAMGWAVDIIKRGNASLNRINDILLVGPQPPSEHGAVDMNIEGSIELKDLSFSYNGKRALKDVTLKIPAGKAVGFTGATGSGKSTLFHLLTRVEEPPENTMFVDGVDVRKINRDSLREGIVYVPQETTVFSGTVRDNISFMNPALTDSDIENAARIAEIYDEIQDFPGGFDARVGERGLSLSGGQRQRIALARAVLLKPRVLILDDVFSSLDLKTESMVLRNLRREMKGRTLLAISSRVPSISGFDAIAVFDNGKLVEYGTHSELMSRNGIYAGLYKIQTFE, from the coding sequence ATGAAAAAGAAGACCCTTTTTTCTCTGCTCCTTAAATATAAATATTCTTTTCTAGCGGGTCTCCTGGCGCTCTCCCTGGTAGATATCTGCCAGCTTTCCATACCATTGATCATCGAAAGAGTAGTCGACGCACTCACCCTCGAGGGCGCGGGAGTGAGCGATATCTCGAAATACGGCCTTTTCATGCTCTCGGTGGCTGTCGCGATGTCCGTATTCAGGTTCTTCTGGAGGTATTTCATAATGGGGGCCGCCCGCAGGATCGAGCAGTCTCTCAGGAACGAGTTCTTCTCGCACCTCCAGAGCCTCCACTTCGATTTCTTCTCGCGGAGGAAGGTCGGGGACCTGATGGCGCATACCGTAAACGACATAGAGACCCTCAAGTTCGCATGCGGCTTGGGAGTGCTCATAGCATACGACGGCGTTTTCCTCCTCATTTTTATCTTCGGCGCGATGCTCTACATATCTCCGCAGCTCACACTGTACGCGTTCCTGCCTTTCCCTATATTGGGCTTCCTGATCCTGAAATTCGGAAGAATGATAGAAGAGAGGTTCCAGAAGGTGCAGGACTCGTTCTCCGAGCTTACGGAGAGCGCGAGGGCCTCGATATCCGGGATCAAAGTCGTGAAGGCGTTCGTGCGCGAGCGCGAAGAGGTAAAGGACTTCGAGTCCTCGAGCGGGGCTTATCTCGAAAAGAACCTCCGCCTTATCAAGATCTGGGGCGTATATCAGCCGCTCATAACCTATCTCGCAGCCGTGGCGACCGTGATTTTTCTATGGCTCGGGGGCATAGACACGATAACGATGAACATCACCCTCGGGGATTTCGCAGCGGCGCTCCTCTACCTGACCATGCTCGCATGGCCGATGATGGCCATGGGCTGGGCTGTCGATATAATCAAGAGGGGAAATGCTTCCCTCAACAGGATTAACGACATACTGCTCGTCGGGCCGCAGCCCCCGTCCGAACACGGCGCGGTAGATATGAATATCGAGGGCTCGATCGAGCTTAAAGACCTGAGCTTTTCATATAACGGCAAAAGGGCGCTTAAGGACGTGACGCTCAAGATACCGGCGGGCAAGGCTGTAGGGTTCACCGGGGCCACCGGCTCCGGCAAGAGCACGCTCTTTCATCTCCTCACAAGAGTGGAGGAGCCGCCGGAAAACACGATGTTCGTCGACGGCGTCGACGTCAGGAAGATAAATAGGGATTCACTAAGGGAGGGGATAGTCTATGTCCCGCAGGAGACGACTGTATTCAGCGGCACTGTGCGGGACAACATCTCTTTCATGAATCCGGCGCTCACTGATTCCGACATCGAGAATGCGGCCAGGATCGCCGAGATATACGACGAGATTCAGGACTTCCCCGGCGGGTTCGATGCGCGAGTGGGCGAGAGGGGGCTCAGTCTTTCCGGCGGTCAGAGGCAGAGGATCGCGCTCGCGAGAGCAGTACTGCTGAAGCCCAGGGTGCTGATATTGGACGACGTGTTCTCCTCGCTCGATCTCAAGACAGAGAGTATGGTGCTCAGGAATCTGAGGAGGGAGATGAAGGGGAGGACGCTGCTCGCCATATCGAGCAGGGTGCCGTCTATAAGCGGCTTCGATGCGATAGCCGTGTTCGACAACGGTAAGTTAGTCGAGTACGGGACCCACAGCGAGCTCATGTCCAGAAACGGTATATACGCCGGTCTCTATAAAATCCAGACTTTCGAATAG
- a CDS encoding haloacid dehalogenase type II yields the protein MSASENISGVKALTFDVFGTVVDWRSSIIRECGALGKTKGIEADWEKFADAWRGGYAPAMNMVRTGELPWMSIDKLHRMVLDRLLIGYGIEGLSEDEKDNLNSAWHRLDPWPDSVEGIERIRKRFIAATLSNGNVSLLVEMAKRAGISWDCVLSSELSKHYKPDSEVYITAAGLLGLDPRNVMMVAAHTDDLLAARSVGFKTAFVARPLEFGPSGRTEDAEGLPFDVIASDFLDLADKIGA from the coding sequence ATGAGCGCGAGCGAGAACATATCCGGGGTTAAGGCGTTGACATTCGACGTTTTCGGCACCGTCGTCGACTGGAGGTCTTCGATAATCCGGGAATGCGGCGCCCTCGGCAAGACAAAAGGCATAGAAGCCGACTGGGAGAAGTTCGCGGATGCGTGGCGCGGCGGATACGCACCGGCAATGAACATGGTCAGAACCGGCGAGCTTCCGTGGATGAGCATCGATAAGCTCCACAGGATGGTGCTCGACAGGCTGCTCATCGGCTACGGCATAGAAGGGCTCTCGGAAGACGAGAAAGATAACCTCAACAGTGCGTGGCACAGGCTCGATCCGTGGCCCGATTCCGTAGAGGGCATCGAGCGTATACGGAAACGGTTCATTGCCGCCACGCTATCAAACGGCAATGTCTCCCTCCTCGTCGAAATGGCGAAGCGCGCGGGTATAAGCTGGGACTGTGTTCTATCCTCGGAGCTGTCGAAGCATTACAAGCCCGATAGCGAAGTCTATATTACCGCGGCCGGGCTCCTCGGGCTCGATCCCCGGAACGTCATGATGGTCGCCGCGCACACGGACGATCTACTGGCGGCGCGGTCTGTGGGCTTTAAAACTGCGTTCGTCGCAAGACCGCTCGAGTTCGGTCCTTCAGGCAGGACCGAAGACGCTGAAGGTCTGCCGTTTGACGTTATTGCCAGTGATTTTCTCGACCTCGCGGATAAGATAGGCGCCTGA
- a CDS encoding thioesterase family protein, with protein sequence MSDTLKPGMRFEFDFTIPESKTVPYIYPESEEFQMMPKVFSTGFMIGLIEWACVRFVNDHIDWPREQSVGIDVKLNHTAATPPGLTVNVKGELTEVDGRKLTFSIVAHDGIDVITEGTHQRFIVDAERFIARVEKKAKPQ encoded by the coding sequence ATGAGCGATACGCTGAAGCCCGGAATGAGATTCGAGTTCGACTTCACGATACCGGAATCGAAAACCGTCCCCTATATATATCCCGAGTCCGAGGAATTCCAGATGATGCCCAAGGTCTTTTCCACAGGGTTCATGATAGGGCTTATAGAATGGGCGTGCGTCAGGTTCGTGAACGACCATATAGACTGGCCGAGGGAGCAGTCGGTCGGAATAGACGTAAAGCTCAACCACACCGCGGCGACGCCGCCCGGGCTGACGGTGAACGTGAAGGGGGAGCTCACGGAAGTCGACGGCAGGAAGCTCACGTTTTCGATCGTCGCCCACGACGGCATAGACGTGATAACCGAGGGCACGCACCAGAGGTTTATAGTCGACGCCGAAAGATTTATTGCCAGGGTCGAAAAGAAGGCGAAGCCGCAATAG
- a CDS encoding PspC domain-containing protein has protein sequence MAENMKRLYRSRTDRMIAGICGGLGEMFSIDPTLIRLIFALVALFTVGTAALVYILGWIIIPEAPVE, from the coding sequence ATGGCTGAAAACATGAAGAGACTTTACCGTTCCAGGACGGACAGGATGATAGCCGGCATATGCGGCGGGCTGGGCGAGATGTTTTCCATCGATCCGACGCTGATCAGGCTCATTTTCGCTCTAGTTGCGCTCTTTACGGTCGGCACCGCCGCGCTAGTTTACATACTGGGCTGGATAATTATTCCCGAAGCCCCGGTGGAGTAA
- a CDS encoding inositol monophosphatase family protein: MYIGVAEKAAREAGDILKANLGKVKDITFKGKNSLVTEVDTLSEETIVECIKRSFPSHDIFAEESGRRSTGSDHVWIIDPLDGTTNYAHGYPFFSVSIALEVGGAVKAGVVYDPVKDEMFSAELGGGAFMNGEEIRVSGSTRLDESHLVTGFVHDDPEMVVKNLGHFSDFVWRARAVRRDGSAALDLCYVACGRFDGFWELGLNPWDTAAGVLIVEEAGGLVTNFTGDEYSIYVKEILASNRGIHSEMIEVLSLGTPK, translated from the coding sequence ATGTATATAGGCGTCGCTGAAAAGGCCGCGAGAGAAGCGGGAGATATATTAAAAGCCAATCTTGGCAAAGTTAAGGATATTACGTTCAAAGGCAAGAACAGCCTCGTGACCGAAGTCGACACGCTGTCCGAAGAGACCATCGTCGAGTGCATAAAACGGAGCTTCCCCTCCCACGACATATTCGCCGAGGAGTCGGGCAGGCGCTCGACGGGCTCTGACCATGTCTGGATCATAGACCCGCTCGACGGCACGACGAATTACGCTCACGGTTATCCCTTCTTTTCCGTATCGATAGCCCTAGAGGTCGGGGGCGCGGTGAAGGCGGGCGTCGTTTACGACCCAGTAAAGGACGAGATGTTTTCCGCGGAGCTGGGGGGCGGGGCATTCATGAACGGGGAAGAGATACGTGTATCCGGCTCGACCCGCCTCGACGAGAGTCACCTCGTCACGGGCTTTGTCCATGACGATCCGGAAATGGTCGTGAAGAACCTCGGGCATTTCAGCGACTTCGTCTGGAGGGCAAGAGCGGTGAGGCGAGACGGCTCGGCGGCGCTAGACCTTTGCTACGTCGCGTGCGGCAGGTTCGACGGATTCTGGGAGCTCGGCCTCAACCCTTGGGATACGGCGGCCGGGGTCCTGATCGTGGAGGAGGCCGGAGGACTTGTGACAAACTTCACCGGGGACGAATACAGTATTTACGTCAAGGAAATACTGGCGTCCAATAGGGGTATCCACTCTGAAATGATCGAAGTCCTGTCCCTCGGCACACCGAAATAA
- a CDS encoding DUF3298 and DUF4163 domain-containing protein, whose amino-acid sequence MAQITLKNALLLMIIAIFCNGSEWLYAQPQHDTGKEARYYYVGTVGDDLSVQMELVIDSGDVTGSYMYDKVGVPISLSGEMDHGSSVLTLTEQDDKGLKTGTFRGSVKSEGKSFGKFIEGRWSKANGLTTLPFKLTKVADFVTTGVNVKEKYEATYMYPSFITDTRANREINERLEKEAASEKKKFTAEAAEFFSAQESAGEWQEDYSYTIEYYSPELISLSGEVFSYTGGAHGNTFYMSSNYWIKDGKALLVGLPDLFTPKSDYMKVLSDYCIRDLRRQQAGWVLNGELKELKADDLSAFVISPRGITFAFAPYAVGPYVEGSYFVTVGYGEIKGVAKTDGPLRQFLK is encoded by the coding sequence ATGGCTCAAATTACACTAAAAAACGCCTTATTATTGATGATTATTGCTATATTTTGTAATGGATCGGAATGGTTATACGCACAGCCCCAGCATGATACAGGAAAAGAAGCCCGTTATTACTATGTCGGCACGGTCGGTGACGACCTCTCTGTCCAGATGGAGCTGGTCATCGATTCGGGCGACGTCACGGGCTCGTATATGTATGACAAGGTCGGCGTACCCATCTCTCTTTCGGGAGAGATGGACCACGGATCTTCGGTTTTGACCCTGACCGAGCAGGACGACAAGGGACTGAAAACCGGGACGTTCAGGGGCAGCGTCAAAAGCGAAGGGAAGAGCTTCGGGAAGTTCATAGAAGGCCGATGGTCCAAGGCAAACGGGCTCACTACTCTCCCCTTTAAGCTCACGAAGGTAGCCGACTTCGTCACGACCGGCGTCAATGTAAAGGAAAAATACGAGGCAACCTATATGTACCCCTCGTTCATAACGGACACAAGAGCTAATCGTGAGATAAATGAAAGGCTCGAAAAGGAAGCGGCATCGGAGAAGAAAAAGTTCACAGCCGAGGCGGCGGAATTTTTCAGCGCTCAGGAATCTGCAGGGGAATGGCAGGAGGACTACAGCTACACCATTGAATATTACTCTCCGGAACTGATAAGTCTCTCGGGAGAGGTATTCTCCTACACGGGCGGCGCACACGGCAATACTTTCTACATGTCTTCCAACTACTGGATCAAAGACGGCAAGGCGCTTCTCGTCGGCTTGCCCGACCTCTTTACCCCGAAATCGGATTATATGAAAGTCCTCTCCGATTACTGCATCAGAGACTTGAGAAGACAGCAGGCGGGGTGGGTATTGAACGGAGAGCTTAAGGAGCTTAAAGCCGACGACCTGAGCGCGTTCGTTATATCGCCGAGGGGCATAACATTCGCTTTCGCTCCCTATGCGGTCGGCCCGTACGTCGAAGGGTCGTATTTCGTTACGGTCGGCTACGGGGAGATTAAAGGAGTCGCCAAAACGGATGGTCCCTTGAGGCAATTCTTAAAATGA